The Phlebotomus papatasi isolate M1 chromosome 3, Ppap_2.1, whole genome shotgun sequence genomic sequence aagtacccaaactgtgcatatagagagacagcactgtataaaaaatgaaaaggaagtatgttaccactaaaagacttgtgaaaaagtacgggaatttgattcaaagtacaatttaatctcacataaatttcgtaatttttgaaaaaatcgttcgaatttgggaagtgagaaatgtcaaaaataccccccgagcgttcgaatttataAGACTCTACTGCAAGCGCCTggaaagttggcctttttatatggagctatttgaagccaattcctaaattgatctccgACTCAggtcacagtgctccaaggaaaaaatttatttaaacaaaaatttagtatatttatccctccatacggaaaggtatcttataatacggaaaaacttctcactttttaaatatttagcataacgatcactaatgcagaaaaattcccatgcGCATTTATATGTGAAAGtatgaaattggcttcaactttgaaggccactcaccGGGGACTAGCTCTACTGTATGTATGTATATTTCGCTTAAAACATTTCATATAGATTTTATGTTAGCAGTTAAAGTCTCAAGCCttatttatttactaaatttgAACCGGAgcttatttagatttttattttgtgtttcactctaaaattgtgattaaaattaaaattgaagttAATTGAAGTTGATGGGAAGTACTGTGATCTCAAGGTGGACTTGTCCATGCCTCGTCGCAAGGAAATTCCTACCATTACCAAGGATGATTTTTAACGTCTGCGTATAGGGCATAGGATTTCTACGGAAGTCCGCAACAATCCAAAGGTAAAATCCACTGTGAGGTGCAGACGTGACCACATGTAAATTCCTCATTCCACATGtgtcattcattcattcattcattcattttcaaccgcttatctctattggggtcgcgggcccatgacatccaaattagcagcccacgcttgtcgattttccgccacttcaggaagatgttcgggttcgatcccaggGCGtttcaaggcaagattctgaatttgattcagccaccttgtcctaggtctgcgtCGAGGTccacgccttctcacaatggcttgcatagcttttctggggaatctttttcttcCACATGTGTCACCCATGTAAATTCCTTTTTGTGATATGGAATtatatcagaggtgtgcaaaaaccgttgaaacagaattaacgtcaaaataagtttgttatagtagcgtgttggaccattgacgtacatgtttcatttgacagtgattgaacagaattctgttcgcttggtacgtaatcccaagaattgtgtttatgcacagagagcgacaatcagaacaagtgattcccaaccacaattttaacccaagtagagaccggaaaaaatcctgtctccacccgggatcgaactggggtctttttgctgtctaggcgaatgccGAACAGAATTCTGTTGAATGagcgaacagaattctgttcaatcactttcaaaataaattaattatccatggaaaacatgggctgctggtttaattgtacgcatgataccgttggCAAGACTTGTGGTacgagtcgaaaacgagttgaagtgcacgttggcaattaatcaagatcagtggcaaaaagacagtcagagccagtgtgtccccatagctcagttggtagagcattcgcctagacagcgaaaagaccccagttcgatcccgggtggagacaggattttttccggtctctacttgggttaaaattgtggttgggaatcacttgttctgattgtcgctctctgtttcatttgacgtttattcggtttcaacggttcttgcaggCCTCTGAATTATATGATGGATTTACTCAGGAGACAAAATggtttttgatcaaaaaagaTCAAAATATTCACCACCATAGTTAAGCCCATCATTACCTATAGTTTGGAGGTAGTAGCACTGACACGCGCCGAAGAAAGTGCGCTACTGATCTTTTCTCCGattgtaaattaaattgtagACAAATTGTAAATTATAACATCTTCGCACTATGTTGCACTAGACTAGATGTTTGTGACTCCTATGTTAAACCTcataaacaaaatgaaaatgcCGGAAGGGTTAGCATTACAGTTTTACGATTTTAaactacagtttttttttaattttacgacTGTTATCACTGTAATATATTGATATAATGATGTAATTATTAAGAGCACACGGGATAAACAGTTTTAGTATGTAAATTTGCGCAGTTTTGTGAGTAAAAAACTACCACAAATTCGCCaataaatagtctaaaaaatatcagaaaaactactttttgttagtaaaaatgtaaatactaagaaattatgttttttttctctcttggtGTCtacatctacacactagaagcaattttcgtcaaaaattgcgtttttaaaaaaaaaattctgacgtttctgcctacaaggataggggaaattttctttaaaaaggcattttttaaagaaattgctcctggTCTGTAGAGGCCATTTAGGAATATTTCACTGTTACAGTAAATTGATTAGGAGGTGCTTTCCTAAAATTAGTCAGTAAAGATTATGATAAGGATTGTAATGTTTGACCGACCAGAGTCTCAGGGGTCTCAAGGATCTCAGTAGCGCAATAGGAAAGACCGTCGGGTCTTGAACGGTgtgatctctgactcgactctcacagttgtgagttcgagtcgcCCGCCTGATGCAATACAACTGAATGTtaggaaaagacattttcactgttataaaacattataaaatgCACCACATCTACCCCAAAAAAAGTTCAGGAGCATGGAcgaagcattcactacgggaAAGCCGTttctgggcgatctacgatctgtagattcttccaatacgaaaacatagaaaatagaatttttcagtgaccatttttaaatatttgctaATCAATTCGGTTTTTCTCAGTTTTTCTACTGACCAGTCTGTTAATTAATTagggaaaagttttttttctacatcaataaaaattcagtATGTTTCAGCCTTTAATAACAAATCATGGTACCATATGTTCTTTGTAAGTGGTACTTTTTTAATACGCTGACGCTAGTTCAGTCGAGTAAATGAAATGTCTTGTAAATTCTAATCCCAGCCACCACTGCAAATTGGCGCTGACATCGCTCCACGTACAGTCCACGTTGACGTCGGCAAGCAGAAAGTTTGTATTGCTCCCGGAAAATCCTCTGTGAAAATGGTTACACAAAAGGCAGCCAAAAGTTCAGGATTCACGAAGGAAGAGGAACTGCTCCTGCAGGATTTCAGCCGCAATGTGAGCACCAAATCCTCAGCTTTGTTCTATGGCAATGCTCTTATTATCTCCGCCATTCCCATTTGTGAGTATTTTTTGTGTTCGAGAGAGTCCGGGAGTCTGAGTTGGACTGAATTTGGATGATTTTCAGGGCTCTTCTGGCGGATTCACATGATTGATTTGATGTCTTCGGTCATCTTCTTTGCCGCTGTGACCGGACTGACCACTTACCTGATCGCAATGGCGTACAGGAACACGAAATTTGCATTGAAGCATAAGTTTGCTGTGAAGAGGGAAGATGCTGTGACCAGGGAGATGACTAAATTGCTGGCTGATGACAAGAAGCTGAGCCGGAAGGACAAGGATGAGAGAATCCTGTGGAAGAAGAACGATGTGGCTGATTATGAAGCTACAACTTTTTCCATCTTCTACAACAATGCCCTCTTCCTGGCCATTGTCGTCTTCGTCAGCTTCTACGTCCTGCGCACAACTTCACCTACATTCAATTACATCGTCTCTGTGACGGGAGCTGGTGGACTCCTGGCTCTCCTGTCCACCGGGAAGTCATCATAAGcgacttaaaaaaaactcatctcaattttgtttttgtatttaattatcgagatcaagaaaaaaagacttCCATGATTATTCGATAATTGCACTCTTTGGCTGTCCAGAGATCGCCCAGTGGATCTCCAGTCTACTTGATTAGCATATTGAAGAATTTGCGGTTG encodes the following:
- the LOC129805365 gene encoding translocon-associated protein subunit gamma — protein: MVTQKAAKSSGFTKEEELLLQDFSRNVSTKSSALFYGNALIISAIPIWLFWRIHMIDLMSSVIFFAAVTGLTTYLIAMAYRNTKFALKHKFAVKREDAVTREMTKLLADDKKLSRKDKDERILWKKNDVADYEATTFSIFYNNALFLAIVVFVSFYVLRTTSPTFNYIVSVTGAGGLLALLSTGKSS